A single window of Nicotiana sylvestris chromosome 5, ASM39365v2, whole genome shotgun sequence DNA harbors:
- the LOC104248695 gene encoding UDP-glycosyltransferase 91A1-like has product MATENRKLHIAMLPWLAFGHILPYLELAKHIALKGHKISFISTPRNIDRLPKLPSHISPFIRFVKIPLQPVENLPKDAEATTDLPYDKVQYLKIAYDAMRDSIHHFLQTNKPDWIFFDFAAYWAGPIATELNISSAFFSIMIAAVLGFLGPAPVLISGYGTLDEPEVLTASPKWVNFPTTVAFRLYEVLRMKDSFTGNMSEASDIYRFGAGIKSCDVLLIRSCSEFEPEWLHLVEEIHQKLVFPVGQLSPLTIDNCDDESNGAWTGGSIKQWLDSQEKGSVIYVAFGSEAKPSQEELTEIAHGLELSGLPFFWVLRKQRGEFDTDLNELPKGFEQRTKDRGVVCMGWAPQLKILSHDSVGGFLTHSGWSSVVEAISYEKALILLPFLADQGLNARLLEEKKMAYSIPRDEREGTFTRDSVANSLSLVMLEEGGKVYRENAKNMRELFADKRKQEKYVENLMKYLQKHREIQKENGDTTHSKES; this is encoded by the exons ATGGCTACTGAAAACAGAAAGCTCCACATAGCTATGCTTCCATGGCTAGCCTTTGGTCACATCCTTCCATATTTAGAACTAGCTAAGCATATAGCTCTTAAAGGTCACAAAATTTCCTTCATTTCCACTCCACGAAACATCGATCGCCTTCCAAAATTACCGTCACATATATCACCTTTTATACGTTTCGTGAAAATCCCACTTCAACCAGTAGAAAATCTACCAAAAGACGCCGAAGCTACCACTGACTTACCATATGATAAAGTCCAGTATCTAAAAATAGCTTATGACGCCATGCGCGATTCTATTCATCATTTTCTTCAAACTAATAAACCGGATTGGATTTTCTTCGATTTCGCAGCTTATTGGGCCGGTCCAATTGCTACTGAACTTAATATTTCAAGTGCATTTTTCTCTATTATGATCGCCGCCGTGTTGGGTTTTCTTGGACCGGCGCCGGTTTTAATTTCCGGCTATGGTACCTTAGATGAACCCGAAGTTCTTACAGCTTCACCAAAATGGGTGAATTTTCCTACGACTGTGGCTTTTCGATTGTACGAGGTTTTAAGGATGAAAGATAGTTTTACCGGTAATATGTCTGAAGCATCTGATATTTACCGGTTTGGTGCTGGTATAAAGAGTTGTGATGTTTTGCTCATTAGAAGCTGCTCGGAATTTGAACCGGAATGGTTGCATTTGGTCGAAGAGATTCACCAGAAACTGGTTTTTCCGGTAGGTCAACTTTCGCCGTTGACCATTGACAATTGTGACGATGAAAGCAATGGTGCATGGACAG GAGGGAGTATAAAACAATGGCTTGACTCACAAGAAAAAGGATCAGTGATTTACGTTGCATTCGGAAGTGAGGCAAAACCGAGTCAAGAAGAACTCACCGAGATAGCTCACGGGTTAGAACTTTCAGGATTGCCATTCTTTTGGGTTCTAAGAAAGCAACGCGGTGAATTTGACACTGACTTAAACGAGTTACCAAAAGGGTTTGAACAGCGGACCAAAGACCGTGGAGTGGTGTGCATGGGCTGGGCCCCACAGTTGAAGATACTGAGTCATGACTCGGTCGGTGGATTCTTGACTCATTCTGGTTGGAGTTCAGTAGTCGAAGCTATATCTTATGAAAAGGCTCTTATTTTGTTGCCATTTTTAGCTGATCAAGGTTTAAATGCTCGGTTATTAGAGGAGAAAAAGATGGCGTATTCGATACCGAGAGATGAAAGAGAAGGGACGTTTACGAGGGACTCGGTGGCTAACTCACTGAGTTTGGTGATGTTAGAGGAAGGAGGAAAAGTGTATAGGGAAAATGCTAAAAATATGAGAGAATTGTTTGCTGAtaagagaaaacaagaaaaatatgTTGAAAATTTGATGAAATATTTGCAAAAGCATAGAGAAATCCAGAAAGAAAATGGGGATACAACACACAGCAAAGAGAGCTAG